ATGTTCTCCAACGCTGGGTAAGTCGATTTAATGTCGTCATCGGTTTGCAGGAGGTTCAGGAACTTTTGGCACGTGTCCGGTCCTTTATTCATGATCTTATCCACAAGTGCAACAACGTGTCCCTCTTCAGTCTCTCCTTTGATGTTTTTGAGGTTGTTGTACTCACGTTGAGTTATGAGACCTTTCTGTTGGACTTTGTCGAAGATTCGACGGTCTGCACTCAAAGTGTCAACAATTTCTGTTTTCTTGCTTCTCAGTTTGTCCATGGCTGCCATTATGAATCTgaaatagagacagagacatgaACAACATGATATTCGAGAGAAGAACTTGTTTTTTCCTGTTGACCATGAAGTGCACCAGTCAATACAGTCATACTGGGTTTCTGGTTTATTATCCATAGAGTCAAACcttgtttttgttgaaaataataGGCTATAATTGCATTGCTTTATCACTCAAAGTCTTGTGGCACATATTACactgtaattattcattttgtagTGTTTTCACTAGAGTGACAGTAAGGCAATTGTTGCATGTCTGACTACAAAATAGATTCATGGGGATTTTAAACTAGTTAAGTTTGAATTCAATCAAACTTGTGTCGTTTAAGCCTATAAATCACTTATAAAGAACAACAAGATTCCAAACACCAGTCAATATTGAGTTTTTTGTGGAAATAGTCAAACCCTGTTTTTGATTAATGGTTACTTACTATAGTCGCGGTAATTATAGCAGTTAGAACCATCATCTGCAGGACTATTACCTTTTCATTTAGCCTCGAGTTCATCACTCACGAGGCAACATGTTTCTTTGGACAAATTAAGTCGCACGTGTGACTGAAATATTAGCTACtatggattttaaaatgtaacaagcTGGTTGGGATCCAAACAAACTTCTTTCGTTTTCTATATTTTACGCCACGTCCTACACAGCGTCATGTTTAACGTCTGTATAATGTCTCAAGTGGGATTTCCACCGCGCCACTACTGTTTCTCCTTTTCAGACAGACTGCAAAGTATCATATAAAAAGTAGTTATTGCTGCTCTAAATTGAAGCATAGTTAACTTACAGTCAGGAAGTCTTCTTTCTCGACTCCAGGTTCCTGTCGTTTTCAAAGCTCCAGCTTAATGATTGGACATTACAATTCAAACTAGCTCCGCCCCCTCAGCTGTTCAACATGCATTAAAACAGTGTCCTCGTCACTGACTCAGGTCTGTTCTGGTCAGATAGGCCAAATGATGTTATGTTCCAGTGTTATGCAACTTTTAAGGTCTTATAAggtcaaatgtattaaaatctACATAATGCTTGTGTTTACATTGTAATTTATGGTGTATTTGTGAAGTGATGTAAAAGATTGGATGTAATCTATAAATGGTCAGTCTTCAGCTTTTGAGGGCCAAATCTCTTAGTTGGGGGCCCAGATTTTTCCTACAGGCCATTATTTGCCTACAACTGCTACAGCATGATGCCATGATTAGTTATggttgttttgacattttcatataaatgtaCTGAAGCGTTgctatttttgtttaaatagtaaatatttcTTCTAAACCATGAATATTGGCATAATttgtataagaaaaaaaatactgcttaaGTTTAAGAAACTAAATTTGCACAGGTAAATAAATGTGACCAGTATTCATTCCTTATCAAAACCCTTATTAAACCATAGACCCACCAATGATCATCACACTTTGTGCAAAATagatttattaaaacaatttggACCTATAATATAAAAGACAATGATTCAATGTgattgcttaaaaaaataaacattgataGTGACAAAGATagataaaagacaaaagtatATCTTAAGAAAACAGAcctaatttaaaacataaaatataatgtgtttgCATGGTTTGTAGAGATTAAGCTTCAGTTGCGACGCGGCAACAACACAAGTCTCTTCGTTAGCGTGTCCCTGGTTTCAGGCATCTGCTTGACTGCACCTGGTGTCTTGGAACCCTCTTTCAGGCTTACTTCATTCTTCACACGGTAAAAGATTTCGGAGATGTCCTCCCCACTGAAACAATACACAGTGTACAAAAACATGTTACTCACCATCAGTGCACATATTATGACCAAACAAATGGTATACAGTATGCACTACATTAACTAGAATATCAACAAGTTGATGAAATATTGTGGACCAGAaaaggttatttttttaattggtaaatatttgaaaatataataattacttttacatttacCTTGAACAGACATCCTCCAGCTGCTTACACACAGACTGGATGAACCAGCTTCCAACATATTGGTCTCTTACTGCTGCACAATCTTCAACAGTGGCAATGGCAACCAGAAAATCAGCGTCCACAGGGATGGATACTGATCCAGAGTCATCAAACTGCAGATCTGGTGACGGCACTCCTTTTTGTACCCCATGTCCCTGGCAGGCCTGGATCAGGAACACTTTGGGCTTGCCGTTGAGGGCTGACTCTTTTGTTGCCTTGAATGTACTAGTTATTTCTTTAATGGAGAGGTGCTTACCATCAGTCCCTGAAACTACACCCTTTGATCCATGACTCAGAACACAGCAGATGAAGGCATCGCCATGTTTAGGAGGCTCCTGAGGATCAATGAATTCACTACCAGACCACTCCTTTGCATTGAACTCCTGCAGCTGAGACAAGTCACCCGGAGAAGCAAAGTATTTCAGTGCACGATCCATCTGGTCCCTTTCTTGGTCTTTACACATCAGGACTCTGAACCCCAGCCGGCTGAACACCTTTGCCAAACGTCCTGCAGAAAATTTAAGTTAAAGCACAACAAGTTAAAACCACcaacaaacagagcagaagtGTAAAACTGTGAATTTGTCTTCTCTGTAACATACGAGCATCTTTGTCGGTTCCTTCTCTCTGATCTTTAGTCTTGAAATTCTCGTTGTTTATGATCACACAGAGGCCGACGGGCTGGCTGTTCAACTCATATGCCTCGTcctaaaaacaatgaaaacacaactatGGTTGGATATTTTTACAACCTGACACCTTCTTCTTTTTAGTATGTTAATACTTGACCCATGCACCTGTCATGAAGACTATTTAGGTGTGCAAGAGTGTTTTTGGTGATTTATAATCTGATGTGGAAACTGATGAGTATGGATCATTTTTGACATACTTAGTTTTACTTAGAGGACGGATTCACATTTTTcactaaaagactgtaaattcaaaacttgaaaaattgtaaaCCTCTCCTTTAGGGAATTTTTTTTCTAGCTTTTATGaggtattacagtattacaaaGCTAATACAAGCTAATACACATGTGTCTTCAGGCTTTGAGATGACAATATGTCTTATAGGTATCTGTGAGGAGGAAAAGGTATTTAAACTCCTTCTTGTCTTTTTAAGAAACCCTAACTAAACATAGTGACTCAAGCCATGTAACATAAAGTGTGTTATTTGAACATCAGGTACATAGGTAACATTAGACCTCACCTCCTTTCGTCTTTTGCTCTCTTGTGAATCACCATCTGAGGAAATCAGAGTGAAACAGAATTACATTTCCAaacattaaaccattttttagTGAAGCCTTCAGTTGCTAACTTCATGTGAAATACAATATGGGCTTCTATATGAAAATCTAtagtaaaaatgtgtatgttaaCATACCAAGGTTATCAGAAGAAGCTGCTTGGACGGGCGTAGGTAGAATGCAGGTGTTTGTTAGTATGTTCTCCAACGCTGGGTAAGTCGATTTAATGTCGTCATCGGTTTGCAGGAGGTTCAGGAACTTTTGGCACGTGTCCGGTCCTTTATTCATGATCTTATCCACAAGTGCAACAACGTGTCCCTCTTCAGTCTCTCCTTTGATGTTTTTGAGGTTGTTGTAATCACGTTGAGTTATGAGACCTTTCTGTTGGACTTTGTCGAAGATTCGACGGTCTGCACTCAAAGTGTCAACaatttctgttttcttgtttctcAGTTTGTCCATGGCTGCCATGATGAATCTgaaatagagacagagacatgaACAACATGATATTCTAGAGAAGAACTTGTTTTTTCCTGTTGACCATGAAGTGCACCAGTCAATACAGTCATACTGGGTTTCTGGTTTATTATCCATGGAGTCAAACcttgtttttgttgaaaataataGGCTATAATTGCATTGCTTTAACACTCAGAGCCATGTGGCACATATTACactgtaattattcattttgtagTGTTTTCACTAGAGTGACAGTAAGGCAATTGTTGCATGTCTGACTACAAAATAGATTAATGGGGATTTTAAACTAGTTAAGTTTGAATTCAATCAAACTTGTGTCGTTTAAGCCTATAAATCACTTATAAAGAACAATAATTGACCAAACACCAGTCAATACTGAGTTTTTTGGAAATAGTCAAACAAACCctgtttttgatttttggtgacATACTATAGTCGCGGTAACTATAGCAGTCAGAGCCATTATCTGCATATTACCTTTTCATTTATCCTCGTAGCAACATGTTTCTTAAGATAAATTAAGTCGCACGTGTGACTGAAAAATTAGCTACaatggattttaaaatgtaacaagcTGGTTGGGATCCAAACAAACTTCTTTCGTTTTCTATATTTTACGCCACGTCCTACACAGCGTCTATAATGTCCTTTTCTACGAGGACGGACTGCAAAGTATCGCATAATAACTAGTTCATCTTCTGAAATGAAGCAGTTCACTTACAGTCAGAAAGTCTTCTCTCTCGGTGTGACTGTTGGTGCAGTGAGTCTTGTTGTTATCGCTTTCAAATTTCCAGtttactgataaaaaaaagggcGAGTTTCCGTTTCAACCGGTCCAggaaatgtgtgagtgtgatacaTGTTCACCGCCGAGTGGAGGACTGGTGAACTGTCTAATAGTTGGGAACATCCAAAACAACCGCTAAAACCAATCCAgcggtgtttgttttttttacccctgtGGCCACAAGGGACATCACAACAAGTAAATAAAACGATGAACTCGACAACTGAGCAGGCAAGCTGTTGGTATATAGTGGATTAGtgtaatgtgggacattgactaatgtgggacaccGAAGCTCCaatgcatttatctctttttctacaaCATTAAAGTGAACAGCTCGCTGTTAGAATACTGTTTAGCCAACTAGCTACCGATATAGCTAAGTCAAAGAAATAGGTTTTAGTCTGACATCAAATGTTTCATGCCATATTTATTACTTTTCCCTTGGATGTATGATAAAACCTcctataatacatccatgggtCATCTCAACTTCATTAAGCAAATTGAATACCGAGACTACAGGCTCGTTTTAATATACAACATTCACGCTTTACAAATTTTGTCAGTCCCTGGTGGTCTAGTGgttaggattcggcgctctcaccgccgcggcccgggttcgattcccggtcagggaactACTTTTGCACTCAAATGTTGTTCAGCTTTTTCATGTTGTAACACAGACTACCACAATATCCAACAAAAAGCAAAGGGTCATATTCAGGATAGTAGTTTATATGCAgaattccttttctttttgtcgtCATCTATTATGTTTATGTCATATCCTGGTTATTATCTATCTGTTTCAAgattaataatgtaatgtagcTATGCCAGTATGATCTCACTATTTGTGTTTGtaacacacattatatacagtgGTTGAAAAAAGTTTTCGGACACCCCATGtatttgtgaaatattgcatTAAGAATCACTCTTAGGTCTTCAAGTTCAATTTATTTTAGTACAGTCACAGCCAAAATACTAAACACATCttaaaaaatccattaaaaacttaaaattgaTTGGTTCCATAAAAATACATAAGAAATTTTGAATATTGGGTCATTTTGGTACCAGTGATCCACTAATGAAGGTcatgctttttattaaaaaacacaatttttgttGCTGTGCTTCGTGTCTATAAAAAAGCCAGCGCATTTGAAAGTTCATCAGAGACAAAAATGGCTAAAACAAGGAACCTAACGCAGGAAACACGCCTGAATATACAGATTCTCAGCCAGGAAGGGTACAGCTGCCGCTAGATAGCCAGGAAATGCAGATGCAGTCCTTCAGCAGTTGGATACACTGCAGAAATACAGACGAACCAACAGCTTGGAAGACAAACCAAGATCTGACCACATCCTGATCCACATGTGCAGGGAAAACAGCTGAATGACATCACAGGAGCTTCAGCAGCAGTGGTCAAACCAAACTGGTGTCCAGTGTTCCACCCGCACTGTATGTGGCCGACTTTTAGACCATGGCTTAAGGTCCTACAAGGCTGTCAAGAAGCCCCTGATCAATGAGAGACAGAGGTTTGCCTGGCGTCTTTGGGCCCAAACACACAAGAACTGGACAGCCAGGAATTGGAAGAAGATTCTGTGGTCAGATGAGTCTAGTTTCCAGATTTATGTTCCTCCTGCTAATGTGAGGGTACGCAGAAGGCCATGCGAAGCATTATCTCCAACATGTACAGTACCTACTGTCAAGCATGGTGGAGGCAGTATTATGGTTTGGGGATGCATGAATGCTGCTGGTGTTGGTCATCTCACTGTCTGTGATGGCCAAGTATTGTGCCATTCTTGAAACCCACATGCTCCCTTCTGCACGTGCACTGTTCGGTCAAGGTCCAAACTGGATGTTTCAACAAGATAAAGCCCCTTGCCACACATCCAGGGCCAATAGAACTTGGCTGCAGGAGCACAGTATCCAGGTCTTACAGTGGCCAGCTCAATCCCCAGACATGAACCCCATTGAAAATCTGTGGTGGATTATCAAAAGGTCTGTTTCAAAGCGTAAACCAAAGAATTTAGGAGAATTAAAAGCAGTAATTCAAGAAGAATGGGACAAGATTACCCCTCAACAGTGTGAAAGGCTCGTGGGGAACATGCCAGCCAGGATTAGAGCTCTACTGCGTGCTAATGGCAGGGCTACTAAATATTAATTTGATGATGtgatagtttatttattttttgttcagttttgaaTACATGATCTGTTATTTGTTGATTTTGATACCGACAATGTTGAGAACTGACATATTCAAACTGTCAAGAATttagttttgttagtttttcttgtaaacaaaaaacaaaaaatcatttgtatttgtttgtgtctgtctaaTGCAGCCAcacctttatatatatatatatatatatatatacatatatatatatatatatatatatatatatatatatatgcacaaaGTGACACTAAGTATTTGTCATACTTCTGGAAGCACTGGAATAGATGCCTGTAAGTGTTTTAAagtttatcattatcattatcgtcaataaaaagaaaaataattgattttaattgtttttagaTAGATAGcaatttcctttaaaatgttactaATAAGGTTACTTCTCTAAAAagttaacatttaacattttaaaatgactaattGTGCTATAAGTCAAAATGAGTCATTATACTTATTTTGTAAAAACCTACCAACTTTAGTAAAAAGTTACTAattctgtgatttaaaaaatatattgaaaaagTTGCTTGTTTGATTACCTTTCCCCtcaattttattaaaacaacataCTGATCCAGTCTTCTTGTATCTAGTGTATTTACCAGTCCATCATTCAAAAGTAAACCAGAAAAGTACAGGGGGTTTAAATCTTTTGATCTTACTGTTTATGCATGagagaataagaataaaatgGTTTCCTGTAGCCTACAGTATATGACGtcatgcttcttctttcttcagaAATGTGTCATCGTCTCATTGAGCTACAGGCAGCGACAGCGGGAGGTAAGGGCTTCTTTACAATGATGctattttataataatgtagTGTTTTCTGTATCACATTTTATTCCTAACAAACTTCACACCTAAAGTAGATAATAGTTCATGGTTCAGCCCATTTGTTAGTTTTAAGAGAAAGTCTTGTGTCAACAAAAGAAAGCACTGTTATCTtaatctttccttttttgtggaaaatgtcAAAGCTTTTGTAGGCAGTAGGAAAGTACATATTGTTCAACCTAACCACTAAGTTTAACAGAGCATTAGGTTAATGTTTGTGAGAAAAGCTGTGTTTAAAAGCTATATATTATATTAGGATTTCTTCCCAACAGTCAGCCTCTAtgtgtaaacatttaaaaaaggagaagtaTGAAAAGCCAGGAAATTACTTGCGCTGACCTTACATTGTATGCTcagaagtgtgtttatgtacatctttgtggtgtgtgtgtgtgtgtgtgtgtgtggttataggTTGGTTATGATGCTGTTGCCAACTCTGATATTTTGGTCCAGTATACCGGTTCTGTTTTGCTTCAGCTTCTCACAATGTGGTGGGTGAccattcactctctctctctctctctctctctctctctctctctctctctctctctctctctctctctctctctctctctctctcacacacacacacacacacacacacacacacacacacacacacacacacacacacacacacacaccccttttATAACTTTAAGTATGATAAAGTCATAACCGCTGATGCTTTATTTAACAGATGCTTTTGACTATCTTGTCTCCATCAGGGTGGTGTCTGAGTTTGTTTCCTTTGTCCTTGTGAAAAGGAAGGAAATCGACATTGCCCACCGCACtattaaattcaataaaattTGAATACAGTACTTTATTGCTGTGCCAAAACAGTTCATaggaatttaaaacaaaaaaacacaaacacatttagtcGATAAAAGTAACAAtagttgaaaacatttgggcGAATAAAGCATAGTTTGCTGTATAAGGTCTTGCATTGAAGCTCATAGGGGACAGTTTCTCTAATGCTAATCTCTGATCGAATCTATTGTATGTTCTCTtttaacagacacagagggcAGCAATCTAGATGTCTGTAAAAATGACATCGCTGATGTGAGAATgtttttttagcattaaataaatacaaataaatacaaatttatatgcagtatttgccctcatgtgtttttttttgtgaaactaTTTCAGCTCGGAGTACATAGTTGTTTTCCAGAGGATAATGAAATACATGATATCAAGGATGATCAAAACTTCTACTGCGTCCTTCACCCAACAAATAAACTCAACTGCTCCTGGTCATTCCAACCTCTGCTGGAGCATACTCAGCTTTCTGTCAGTATGAGGTatacttcccccccccccccataaagCCTAATGCAGGTCTGATGAATAACAACAGGAGGCAAAAATGACTGTTTTACTAGTGGAGATTGAGTAGTGTTCATCTTTaagaaatcaaaatgaaaagattTACAATACAGACAAGTTTGATTGTatgaaatgtattcattgtgTGTCCCTCTGTCTATTTATCCAGTATTTGTGATAGTGAAACAGTTCAAAGTCTGAGCCATGTGTCTGATGAAAGAGTTGGATCAGTGTCTAGGGTTCTGCCTGACTACGAGCTATTAAGTGTAATCCTCATCTTCAATGTGTCGCTGAACGACATGTGGAAGGTCTACACCTACGCCTACGACTCTGACACACTAGGTAATAAAATACTGTTACATTTGTCAATATCATTATGGTTTTAAATGGCATCCATATTTTGAATATGacactttattttgttttcatttttacttaatGTTATAATAGATTAGTCGTTTATCAGTAGGCTTGCTTTTCAGTggactgtttgttattttagataactaacaaatgtacaaatttctttgacaaaaagaaaagtgtatgATAATTTGGAAATTGATaatcagctgtctgtctgctcaggTTAGTTGATCTTTTATGTGGAGGCAAGGGATGCTCAGTCAAGATAAGTCACTGCAATTAACTGCACAATGCCTCAGGTTGAATGATTTATCAGTTACATTCTAATGTCATCACATTCATCGAAAATAAGGTTGTCTTTTAAAGGTGTAATAAATGAGAATGAGAAATTCCTTCTCTTTAATGTTGGCTGCAGTTCACTTTAACTGTtaaagtcaatcaatcaatcaatcaatcaatcagacttcatttataaagcactttccATACAATAAAATGTAGCACAAAGTGCTTATTCAATAAAAGCaagcaaaacaaagcagaagcaaaaccaaaagccacacacacacaaataaataaataaaatactaagttcatttaaaaaataacaatagtaaaaataatactaatatttaaaagatgacagtttaataaaaataaattcaaaccaGAATTAAAAAGTTAACATTAATGCGAGGacataacaatataaacaactataattatacaataaataggataaataaactaaaagacTAAACGATTAAAACAGATAGATAAAAggatagaatataataaaacctataaataaaatataatcaaaagcCAGGATAAAAAGGTATGTcttcagtttgcttttaaaaatgtccacactGAACTGCAGTATCCGCCCAACTCTGTCAGGGTCAGTGAGCAGCGGCGCTAACATTAGTCAGCTAAAAccacaatatcacaatatatttcACATGCCTGTATTATTAGCTTAACTGTCTAAAAGGAAGACAGCCAGCTCAAACATTTTCTGCTTcagtaaatacttttttttttttttttaattatgttataTAAATTCATTTGGTAAGTTGAAGGTTTCcagttattttaatattgtattcATTTTGGGGATGTGTGTGCCACAGAATTTCTGTCTCCACCTCCATTCATCTCTGCATCATTCAATGATGGAAACCTGTTGGTGAATTGGACTGAGCCCCTCAGTCAAACAAAGATTAAGCCAGAGTGCTTTGAATACCAGCTAGAGGGTGTAAAGGTAGAGCATGTCTGTTGATATTCCAGAAATATTATATACCATACAATGTATTATATTCTTGGAAAGTCTAAAGCGCACATATCAGCAGGAATaataagcaaaaacaaactCGGGGTAAAATGTATTGGGATTTTGAGAGTCTAAATGAGGTAAACCTACTGGGTGTTTACTGGTGAATCTTTTCTTAACAGGAGAAACTCATAACCTTGTTAAATCAGATGTCTCATAAAGAGCTGAATGCTGATCCCCAAATCACCTACAGAGTGAGGATAAGGGCAAGGGTGAATCAAGAGTCTTGCTTTGGATCGTCTCATTGGAGTGACTGGAGTCCGACTGTCAGTAAGTGCTGTTGGTTGAATTCATCTTAAAAACTGGTTTAACAAAGGGCAGGTGGCTGAATGCACTATGTTATATTAACCAGTATGCATGCGTATCTGTTTATGTCTGCAGAGGTGGAAAAGCAAGTGGCAGTTGACGATTTCAGCTTCCTGGTGGTCCTCTCCATCTCACTTGGAATACCCATGATCCTCCTGGCTGTGGTGCTGCTGGTTCGTTATCAGAGGTCCTGTTTCTTCCTTTATGACTGATGTGTGATTCAAACACATATGCAAACTCTCTTTCTTCACACCTGCTTATCTTGTTCTTAAAACCACTTCTGTGAGTGATTTCTCACCTGATACCTAGTCCCctcttttaaatgtgaaactGGCCCGAGTCCGACAGAGGACAGAGCTAACCCCAACGTCAGCACAAGCAGCGAAGTGAAGTGGGAAAACAAAGtgcagaaaaagagaagtgaGAGAAGTGTATGGGTGGcggtggtttgtttttttctaaaatgtcacCGCAAAACATCCACCCTAAACTTCCTTGAGGTGCTGACAGAAACCCCCTGCATGACTTCTGAAATAgccaaacagaagaaaaaactcGAAATGAAACAAGATGCTAAGCAGATACAGGAAGGATGTGCCTCTTTgcgtctttctttctttggcAACTTCACATTTTTTGTCAATTATTTGTTTAGCaacaaaacagttaaaaaaaagaaagaagaagaagctaaaATTATTATGCTATTCAGAGCAAATAGCACTAGAATGTGTAttgatattcattttcattctgttcatgtgggtcgatgtttgtgtttcagggtgACTAAGGTCCTGTTTCCTCCGATTCCTCACCCCCCACCCAAGTACAAGTATTTCATAGAAAAAAATGACACGTTCAATGTAAGTACCAGCCCATACTgtctagacacacacacacacacacacacacacacacacacacacacacacacacacacacacacacacacacacacacacacacacatacacacacacaagcttacATGTTGCAAACACTTGGGAACAATGGTACCATCATATTGTTTCTTGTGTTGTGCTTCTAGTTTTTCTATGCTGCGCCATCGGTTAAGCCTGAGGAAGAGATCACAGAGGTGGTGGAAGCAGAGCAAAAGCCTGAAAAGCCATTTTAGAGgcaatatagtttaaaaaaaaacaaaaaaaaaacgcctACCGAGCTCGCATCTAATGCCGTTCAGCAAAGCATAAATGTACTGCATGCATTTTATGGATTTACATTCCAGCAAACACATCTCAGATATTTGgatcatgtgtatgtgtaagttGGGCCACCATTGTGCCAGTCATGAGAAAATGAACTAGAGTGATGCTTTGGTTATTAATTTAGACAAAAAGGTACATGTCTATTAATGAGTTGTTAGGTGAATCATACACTTGATCTTGCCAGCTGACCTGCGCTGAAATGTGGATCTAGTGCTTCTGCAAAATATACCTACCTTTTTGTGTGTTGAATTTGGTTGTGTGAAATATAATCATCTGCATATTTGCATTCACATtcatcaattttttttctctggagTTAAACTTACTCAGATGTATCCCGGTGAAGATACTATATATCTCGTTCACGTTTTTTTGGGCATATCTTCCAAACTTTCCGATATTTGGAGCTCTATATTCAAAATTCTGTGAGATATTTTTTGGTTGTCAGTACAAACCAGATCCACTGATTGCAGTATTTTTGGAATTTCAAATGAGAACACCAGTATATACATTTACAGCTTGTGCAAGGTTGTGCGTAGGTTAATTTACCTTAATTGGAAAGACCCCCTGTCCCTAAGTCATACTCTGGTTAAGGGAAGTGATGTTTATACTGACATTTGGTTTGAAACCCAGTCAAAAGTAATATAACGACCATTTATTACTGTGTGCTCCAAGTCATTGCTGTAGTTCTGTAGACAGTTTTTATATTGTACTATTGTGCTGCTCAACTTGTATCTGCAATTTTCTGTGTATTATGTTGCTTTTTTGCTATTTGTATGttcaaaaagcaataaaaacattttaaaacaatcattcatttattcagccTTTATTTATCCAGGGTCATTTGGCATCTTGAGAGATAATCATGACAAAAGCAAGAAGTCCAACAAGTCCACAAAACAGCagatataaaaatgtcagttataaaaatgataaaaggatgaaaaaaaagacatcaaaccAGCATTAGATACATTTTAAACTCAACAATATGTGAGAAAAAGTTCCATTTTAATCTTTGAAACACCTGAAATGACTGAATATGGTTATTGCCAATGACACAAAGATCACTCTTGTgttgcaaatataaataaacacataaagtCACATTGTGACTCACAATAGATCGTATGTTCCACTACTCATGTGTTGCTATATTTCCTGTATTGTCACACTCAGTTGGGCCATTGTGCTGCTGTGGCTTCagataagaaaaaatatatgtacagAGAAACCACAAAGATGATATATGCTACTGTACATTATTGTGACTTCCCCAAGCAGATATAAAgcacattatattataaataaccACAGGTGTGTGAAATATCTATCTTTTATGACACAAAACATcctgatacacacaaacaaccagTAACTTCAAATTCAGGCAATTCAGGCAGGTGGAACCAAATC
This genomic interval from Scomber scombrus chromosome 11, fScoSco1.1, whole genome shotgun sequence contains the following:
- the LOC133990390 gene encoding caspase-8-like, producing MAAMDKLRNKKTEIVDTLSADRRIFDKVQQKGLITQRDYNNLKNIKGETEEGHVVALVDKIMNKGPDTCQKFLNLLQTDDDIKSTYPALENILTNTCILPTPVQAASSDNLDGDSQESKRRKEDEAYELNSQPVGLCVIINNENFKTKDQREGTDKDARRLAKVFSRLGFRVLMCKDQERDQMDRALKYFASPGDLSQLQEFNAKEWSGSEFIDPQEPPKHGDAFICCVLSHGSKGVVSGTDGKHLSIKEITSTFKATKESALNGKPKVFLIQACQGHGVQKGVPSPDLQFDDSGSVSIPVDADFLVAIATVEDCAAVRDQYVGSWFIQSVCKQLEDVCSSGEDISEIFYRVKNEVSLKEGSKTPGAVKQMPETRDTLTKRLVLLPRRN
- the LOC133990376 gene encoding granulocyte-macrophage colony-stimulating factor receptor subunit alpha-like, which produces MMLLPTLIFWSSIPVLFCFSFSQCDTEGSNLDVCKNDIADLGVHSCFPEDNEIHDIKDDQNFYCVLHPTNKLNCSWSFQPLLEHTQLSVSMSICDSETVQSLSHVSDERVGSVSRVLPDYELLSVILIFNVSLNDMWKVYTYAYDSDTLEFLSPPPFISASFNDGNLLVNWTEPLSQTKIKPECFEYQLEGVKEKLITLLNQMSHKELNADPQITYRVRIRARVNQESCFGSSHWSDWSPTVKVEKQVAVDDFSFLVVLSISLGIPMILLAVVLLVRYQRVTKVLFPPIPHPPPKYKYFIEKNDTFNFFYAAPSVKPEEEITEVVEAEQKPEKPF